One Halobacterium sp. DL1 DNA window includes the following coding sequences:
- a CDS encoding thiosulfate sulfurtransferase — protein sequence MNDWVVTTAWLADHLAGEGSDTAERVRVVDVRDAWEYDGIGHVPSAVNVPFDEFRSTEGEAGMMPDREDWEALLSAAGVAPEDTLVAYDDTHGVFAARFLLTALYFGHEDLRLLNGDYSAWVRDHEATTAAPDVTPTEYRAGETAAGVFVDDETVLAAIDDPNTVLVDTREPQEYDEGHLPDAVNLDWKEVVDAETRGLKPREEVADLLESRGVTPEKQVVLYCNTARRISHTFVVLRWLGYPNVAFYEGSLTEWTERGHPMERAGE from the coding sequence ATGAACGACTGGGTCGTGACGACGGCGTGGCTCGCGGACCACCTGGCGGGCGAGGGGAGCGACACCGCGGAGCGAGTCCGCGTCGTGGACGTCCGGGACGCCTGGGAGTACGACGGCATCGGCCACGTTCCCAGCGCGGTGAACGTCCCGTTCGACGAGTTCCGGTCGACCGAGGGGGAGGCCGGGATGATGCCCGACCGCGAGGACTGGGAGGCGCTGCTGTCGGCGGCGGGCGTCGCACCAGAGGACACGCTCGTGGCGTACGACGACACCCACGGCGTGTTCGCGGCGCGTTTCCTCCTCACCGCGCTCTACTTCGGCCACGAGGACCTGCGTCTGCTGAACGGCGACTACAGCGCCTGGGTCCGGGACCACGAGGCGACCACGGCGGCGCCCGACGTGACCCCGACGGAGTACCGGGCCGGGGAGACGGCGGCCGGCGTGTTCGTGGACGACGAGACGGTGCTGGCCGCAATCGACGACCCCAACACCGTCCTCGTGGACACGCGTGAACCGCAGGAGTACGACGAGGGGCACCTCCCCGACGCAGTGAACCTGGACTGGAAGGAGGTCGTAGACGCGGAGACGCGGGGGCTGAAACCGCGCGAGGAGGTCGCGGACCTGCTCGAGTCCCGCGGCGTCACCCCGGAGAAGCAGGTGGTACTCTACTGCAACACCGCGCGCCGCATCAGCCACACGTTCGTCGTGTTACGGTGGCTGGGCTACCCGAACGTGGCGTTCTACGAGGGGAGTCTCACGGAGTGGACCGAGCGCGGCCACCCGATGGAACGCGCTGGCGAGTAG
- a CDS encoding copper ABC transporter ATP-binding protein: MSAIELSGVTKQFGDVTALHDLDLEVQDGEIYGFLGPNGAGKSTTIDILLDFVRPTSGRASVLGMDAQDDSLAIRQRTGVLPDGFHVYDRLTARQHLEFAIESKNATDDPDELLERVGIPDAADRKAGGFSKGMAQRLALAVALVGEPDLIILDEPSTGLDPNGAREMREIIKEEAARGATVFFSSHILEQVEAVCDRVGILQNGELVAEDTIRGLRDAAGTGTTLRVTVDVLTDDVLVAVRDVPGVTDVTADGDTLTVRTESAAKTDVLDAVEGTGADVVDFSTEEASLDDVFAAYTDEEVARA; encoded by the coding sequence ATGTCAGCTATAGAGCTATCGGGCGTCACCAAGCAGTTCGGTGACGTCACCGCCCTCCACGACCTGGACCTCGAGGTCCAGGACGGCGAGATATACGGCTTCCTCGGGCCGAACGGGGCGGGGAAGTCGACGACCATCGACATCCTCCTCGACTTCGTGCGCCCCACGTCGGGGAGAGCCTCGGTTCTCGGGATGGACGCACAGGACGACTCGCTGGCCATCCGCCAGCGCACCGGCGTCCTCCCGGACGGCTTCCACGTCTACGACCGCCTCACTGCGCGCCAGCACCTCGAGTTCGCCATCGAGTCGAAGAACGCCACCGACGACCCTGACGAACTGCTCGAACGCGTCGGCATCCCGGACGCCGCCGACCGGAAGGCAGGCGGCTTCTCGAAGGGGATGGCCCAGCGCCTCGCGCTCGCCGTCGCGCTCGTCGGCGAGCCCGACCTCATCATCCTCGACGAGCCGTCGACCGGCCTCGACCCGAACGGCGCCCGCGAGATGCGGGAGATCATCAAGGAGGAGGCCGCCCGTGGCGCGACAGTGTTCTTCTCCAGCCACATTCTCGAGCAGGTCGAGGCGGTCTGTGACCGCGTCGGCATCCTGCAGAACGGCGAACTCGTCGCCGAGGACACCATCCGCGGCCTCCGCGACGCCGCCGGCACCGGGACGACGCTCCGGGTCACCGTCGACGTGCTGACCGACGACGTGCTGGTCGCGGTCCGGGACGTCCCCGGCGTCACCGACGTGACGGCCGACGGCGACACACTCACCGTGCGCACGGAGAGCGCCGCGAAGACCGACGTGCTCGACGCCGTCGAGGGCACCGGCGCGGACGTCGTCGACTTCTCCACCGAGGAGGCGTCGCTGGACGACGTGTTCGCGGCCTACACCGACGAGGAGGTGGCCCGGGCATGA
- a CDS encoding thiosulfate sulfurtransferase, with protein sequence MAEYANDVLVTADWVEENLDQFESDDPDYRLVEVDVDTEAYDDAHAPGAIGFNWETQLQDQTQRDILEKQDFADLLGSHGITEDSTVVLYGDNSNWFAAYTYWQFKYYGHEDVKLLDGGRDYWVENDYPTTDEAPSFSEQEYNARGPFDGIRAYRDDVENAIDRGIPLVDVRSPEEFSGEILAPPGLQETAQRGGHIPGASNISWAATVNDDGTFKSHDELQDLYEDGGITNDQEVVAYCRIGERSSIAWFALSELLGYDDVTNYDGSWTEWGNLVDAPIETGAGDD encoded by the coding sequence ATGGCAGAATACGCTAACGACGTACTCGTCACGGCGGACTGGGTCGAAGAGAACCTCGACCAGTTCGAGAGCGACGACCCCGACTACCGACTCGTGGAAGTGGACGTGGACACGGAGGCCTACGACGACGCCCACGCGCCGGGCGCCATCGGCTTCAACTGGGAGACCCAGCTCCAGGACCAGACCCAGCGCGACATCCTCGAGAAGCAGGACTTCGCGGACCTGCTGGGCAGCCACGGCATCACCGAGGACTCCACGGTCGTGCTGTACGGCGACAACTCCAACTGGTTCGCCGCCTACACCTACTGGCAGTTCAAGTACTACGGCCACGAGGACGTGAAGCTCCTCGACGGCGGCCGCGACTACTGGGTCGAGAACGACTACCCGACCACCGACGAGGCCCCGTCGTTCAGCGAGCAGGAGTACAACGCCCGTGGCCCCTTCGACGGCATCCGCGCCTACCGCGACGACGTCGAGAACGCCATCGACCGCGGCATCCCGCTCGTCGACGTGCGCTCGCCCGAGGAGTTCAGCGGCGAGATTCTCGCCCCGCCGGGCCTCCAGGAGACGGCCCAGCGCGGCGGCCACATCCCCGGCGCGTCGAACATCTCGTGGGCCGCGACGGTCAACGACGACGGCACGTTCAAGAGCCACGACGAACTCCAGGACCTCTACGAGGACGGCGGCATCACGAACGACCAGGAGGTCGTCGCCTACTGCCGCATCGGCGAGCGCTCCTCCATCGCGTGGTTCGCGCTCTCGGAACTGCTCGGCTACGACGACGTCACGAACTACGACGGCTCGTGGACCGAGTGGGGGAACCTCGTGGACGCGCCCATCGAGACCGGCGCGGGCGACGACTGA
- a CDS encoding universal stress protein UspA translates to MYEAILLPTDGSEGTAAAADHAATLADAFDATVHVLSVADERNRFESPSAGLAADAWEESEHARAEAAAQTTVGALPATVAAESAVVAGIPHEAIVDYATENCVDAVVMGTHGRTGVDHYLVGSVAEKVVRTSPVPVMTVRLDD, encoded by the coding sequence GTGTACGAGGCCATTCTGCTCCCGACGGACGGCAGCGAGGGCACCGCGGCGGCGGCCGACCACGCCGCCACGCTCGCCGACGCCTTCGACGCAACCGTCCACGTCCTCTCGGTCGCGGACGAACGCAACCGTTTCGAGAGTCCTAGCGCGGGCCTCGCCGCGGACGCCTGGGAGGAGAGCGAACACGCCCGTGCGGAGGCGGCGGCCCAGACGACTGTTGGGGCACTCCCGGCAACCGTCGCCGCTGAGTCCGCCGTCGTCGCGGGCATCCCCCACGAGGCCATCGTGGACTACGCCACCGAGAACTGCGTCGACGCCGTCGTGATGGGGACGCACGGCCGGACCGGTGTGGACCACTACCTGGTAGGGAGCGTCGCGGAGAAGGTGGTCCGCACGTCACCGGTCCCCGTGATGACGGTCCGACTGGACGACTGA
- a CDS encoding excinuclease ABC subunit B has translation MSDASGPLQPDDPGAEVPFRVEAPFDPAGDQPQAIEELAAGFESGADKQTLLGVTGSGKTNTVSWVVEEIQKPTLVIAHNKTLAAQLYEEFRNLFPDNAVEYFVSYYDYYQPEAYVEQTDKYIEKDASINDEIDRLRHSATRSLLTRDDVIVVASVSAIYGLGDPRNYEGMSLRLERGQTIEREELLSKLVDLNYERNDVDFTQGTFRVRGDTVEVFPMYGRYPVRVEFWGDEVERMAKLDPLEGTVESEEPAVLFHPAEHYSVPEDEMAAAIEEIREDMEARVRHFERDGNMIAAQRIEERTTFDLEMMAEAGYCSGIENYSVYLSDREPGDAPYTLLDYFPEDFLTVIDESHRTVPQIKGQYAGDKSRKDSLVENGFRLPTAYDNRPLTFEEFEEKTDQTLYVSATPSDYEREHSANVVEQIVRPTHLVDPEVNIAEATGQVEDLMERIDQRVEREERVLVTTLTKRMAEDLTEYLEEAGVAVEYMHDETDTLERHELVRGLRLGEFDVLVGINLLREGLDIPEVSLVAILDADQQGFLRSETSLVQTMGRAARNVEGEVILYADTTTDAMADAIQETQRRRHIQQKFNEEHGTTPTTIEKDVSEMNLPGAETDTSSVAGEGPADEQEAAVLVEELEERMEAAANNLEFELAADIRDRMRELRQEFDIGGPDADEGVAPEAEEW, from the coding sequence ATGAGCGACGCCAGCGGTCCCCTCCAGCCAGACGACCCGGGAGCGGAGGTTCCGTTCCGCGTTGAGGCACCCTTCGACCCCGCGGGCGACCAGCCCCAGGCCATCGAAGAACTCGCCGCGGGCTTCGAGTCGGGCGCCGACAAGCAGACGCTGCTCGGCGTCACGGGTTCCGGGAAGACCAACACCGTCTCGTGGGTCGTCGAGGAGATACAGAAGCCGACGCTCGTCATCGCCCACAACAAGACGCTGGCGGCCCAGCTGTACGAGGAGTTCCGGAACCTCTTCCCGGACAACGCCGTCGAGTACTTCGTCTCCTACTACGACTACTACCAGCCCGAGGCGTACGTCGAGCAGACGGACAAGTACATCGAGAAGGACGCCTCCATCAACGACGAAATCGACCGACTGCGCCACTCCGCGACGCGCTCGCTGCTGACCCGCGACGACGTCATCGTGGTCGCGTCGGTGTCGGCCATCTACGGCCTCGGTGACCCGCGCAACTACGAGGGGATGAGCCTCCGCCTCGAACGCGGCCAGACCATCGAGCGCGAGGAACTGCTGTCGAAACTCGTCGACCTGAACTACGAGCGCAACGACGTCGACTTCACGCAGGGGACGTTCCGCGTCCGGGGCGACACCGTAGAGGTATTCCCGATGTACGGCCGCTACCCCGTCCGCGTGGAGTTCTGGGGCGACGAGGTCGAGCGCATGGCGAAACTCGACCCCCTCGAGGGAACCGTCGAGAGCGAGGAACCCGCCGTCCTCTTCCACCCGGCGGAGCACTACTCCGTCCCCGAGGACGAGATGGCGGCCGCCATCGAGGAGATACGGGAGGACATGGAGGCCCGGGTCCGCCACTTCGAGCGCGACGGCAACATGATCGCCGCCCAGCGCATCGAGGAGCGCACCACATTCGACCTGGAGATGATGGCCGAGGCGGGCTACTGTTCGGGCATCGAGAACTACTCGGTCTACCTCTCGGACCGCGAACCCGGGGACGCGCCGTACACCCTGCTGGACTACTTCCCCGAGGACTTCCTCACGGTCATCGACGAATCCCACCGCACTGTCCCCCAAATAAAGGGCCAGTACGCGGGCGACAAGTCTCGGAAAGACAGTCTGGTAGAGAACGGATTCCGCCTCCCCACGGCGTACGACAACCGCCCGCTCACGTTCGAGGAGTTCGAGGAGAAGACCGACCAGACGCTGTACGTCTCGGCGACGCCCAGCGACTACGAGCGCGAGCACTCCGCGAACGTCGTCGAGCAGATCGTCCGCCCGACCCACCTCGTCGACCCCGAGGTGAACATCGCCGAGGCGACCGGCCAGGTCGAGGACCTGATGGAGCGCATCGACCAGCGCGTCGAACGCGAGGAGCGCGTGCTCGTCACCACGCTCACGAAGCGCATGGCCGAGGACCTCACCGAGTACCTCGAGGAGGCCGGCGTCGCCGTCGAGTACATGCACGACGAGACGGACACGCTCGAACGCCACGAACTCGTCCGCGGACTCCGCCTCGGCGAGTTCGACGTGCTCGTCGGCATCAACCTGCTCCGGGAGGGCCTGGACATCCCCGAGGTCTCCCTCGTCGCCATCCTCGACGCCGACCAGCAGGGGTTCCTCCGCTCGGAGACCTCCCTCGTCCAGACGATGGGGCGGGCCGCCCGGAACGTCGAGGGCGAGGTAATCCTCTACGCCGACACGACCACCGACGCGATGGCCGACGCCATCCAGGAGACCCAGCGCCGCCGCCACATCCAGCAGAAATTCAACGAGGAGCACGGCACCACGCCGACGACCATCGAGAAGGACGTCAGCGAGATGAACCTCCCCGGCGCGGAGACGGACACCTCCTCGGTCGCCGGCGAGGGGCCGGCGGACGAACAGGAGGCCGCGGTGCTCGTCGAGGAACTCGAGGAGCGCATGGAGGCCGCGGCGAACAACCTCGAGTTCGAACTCGCGGCGGACATCCGCGACCGGATGCGGGAACTACGCCAGGAGTTCGACATCGGCGGCCCCGACGCAGACGAGGGGGTCGCCCCCGAAGCCGAGGAGTGGTAA
- a CDS encoding ABC transporter, whose amino-acid sequence MSWSVIAKKDFRDAGRSKALWALTALFVLFMAGMAYVYTLVQSGGPAGAGELGSLGLIFFLISPVTLLIPLTALVMAHKSIAGEVESGSAKFLLSLPHTRRDAIIGKVVGRGAVMGVAVLVGLVVAAVVTVALYDSFDTMAYLGFAVLTVFLAVMYTAIGVGLSATTKDGGRATILVAGFYVFFELAWGLVPTGVYYLLNNSFAPGPNTVPPDWYLLLNRLPPSSAFSSAVFQFLPGNAGNIAQYFPQSPPIHLSKWAALAMMVVWFVVVPLVGYRVFERADL is encoded by the coding sequence ATGAGCTGGTCCGTCATCGCCAAGAAGGACTTCCGGGACGCCGGGCGTTCGAAGGCGCTGTGGGCGCTCACCGCGCTGTTCGTGCTGTTCATGGCGGGCATGGCGTACGTCTACACGCTCGTCCAGTCGGGCGGCCCGGCCGGAGCGGGCGAACTCGGGAGCCTCGGCCTCATCTTCTTCCTCATCAGCCCGGTCACGCTGCTCATCCCGCTGACCGCGCTCGTGATGGCCCACAAGTCCATCGCCGGGGAGGTCGAGTCCGGGAGCGCGAAGTTCCTGCTCTCGCTGCCCCACACCCGCCGCGACGCCATAATCGGGAAGGTCGTCGGCCGCGGCGCCGTGATGGGCGTCGCCGTGCTCGTCGGCCTCGTCGTCGCCGCCGTCGTCACCGTCGCGCTGTACGACAGCTTCGACACGATGGCGTACCTCGGCTTCGCGGTGCTTACGGTGTTCCTCGCCGTGATGTACACGGCCATCGGCGTCGGCCTCTCGGCCACCACGAAGGACGGCGGCCGCGCGACCATCCTCGTCGCCGGCTTCTACGTCTTCTTCGAACTCGCGTGGGGGCTCGTTCCGACCGGCGTCTACTACCTCCTGAACAACTCCTTCGCCCCCGGTCCGAACACCGTGCCGCCGGACTGGTACCTCCTCCTCAACCGCCTGCCGCCGTCGTCGGCGTTCTCCAGTGCGGTGTTCCAGTTCCTCCCGGGCAACGCCGGCAACATCGCGCAGTACTTCCCGCAGAGCCCGCCGATCCACCTCTCGAAGTGGGCGGCGCTCGCGATGATGGTCGTCTGGTTCGTCGTCGTGCCGCTGGTCGGCTACCGCGTCTTCGAGCGCGCCGACCTGTAG
- a CDS encoding copper ABC transporter ATP-binding protein encodes MPAIETDGLTRRFGDLVAVDALNLTVEEGEVFGFLGPNGAGKSTTINMLLGFLKSSDGTATVLGHDAQRKSRAVRQHTGLLPEGFSVYENLTGREHVVSAIQTKGADDDPDEILDRVGLEPAATRRAAGGYSKGMQQRLALGIALVGDPDLLILDEPSSGLDPKGAKLLRDIVREEAARGATVFFSSHVLGQVEQVCDRVGIMNQGTMTAVDTIDNLRERIDAEAVIEADVTEVPDTDPVAAVDGVREVTVAGRTLEIVCSRPAAKMPALRALDDVATVTDITVTDASLEALFEQYTGTDSGASDANGATPQTAAASGGDAA; translated from the coding sequence ATGCCCGCCATCGAAACCGACGGCCTGACGAGACGCTTCGGCGACCTCGTCGCCGTCGACGCCCTGAATCTGACAGTCGAGGAGGGCGAGGTGTTCGGCTTCCTCGGACCCAACGGCGCGGGGAAGTCGACGACCATCAACATGCTGCTCGGCTTCCTGAAATCGAGCGACGGCACCGCGACGGTGCTCGGCCACGACGCACAGCGCAAGTCCCGCGCCGTCCGCCAGCACACCGGCCTCCTCCCCGAGGGGTTCTCCGTTTACGAGAACCTCACCGGCCGCGAGCACGTCGTCTCCGCCATCCAGACGAAGGGCGCGGACGACGACCCCGACGAGATTCTGGACCGCGTCGGCCTCGAACCGGCGGCCACGCGCCGCGCCGCCGGCGGCTACTCGAAGGGGATGCAGCAACGCCTTGCGCTCGGCATCGCGCTCGTCGGCGACCCCGACCTCCTCATCCTCGACGAACCGTCCTCGGGGCTCGACCCGAAGGGCGCGAAGCTCCTCCGGGACATCGTCCGCGAGGAGGCCGCCCGTGGCGCGACGGTGTTCTTCTCCAGCCACGTCCTCGGGCAGGTCGAGCAGGTTTGCGACCGCGTCGGCATCATGAACCAGGGGACCATGACGGCCGTCGACACCATCGACAACCTCCGCGAGCGCATCGACGCCGAGGCCGTCATCGAGGCGGACGTCACCGAGGTCCCCGACACCGACCCGGTCGCGGCCGTCGACGGCGTGCGCGAGGTCACGGTCGCCGGCCGGACGCTCGAGATCGTCTGCTCGCGGCCTGCCGCGAAGATGCCCGCGCTCCGCGCGCTCGACGACGTCGCCACCGTCACCGACATCACCGTCACGGACGCGTCCCTGGAGGCGCTGTTCGAGCAGTACACCGGGACCGACAGCGGGGCGAGCGACGCGAACGGCGCCACACCACAGACTGCCGCGGCGTCCGGAGGTGACGCGGCGTGA
- the uvrC gene encoding excinuclease ABC subunit C (The UvrABC repair system catalyzes the recognition and processing of DNA lesions. UvrC both incises the 5' and 3' sides of the lesion. The N-terminal half is responsible for the 3' incision and the C-terminal half is responsible for the 5' incision) — MDGDAVREFASDLPAEPGVYQFQRADGTVLYVGKAVDVRARVRSYADPRSHRIANMVERADGIDFAVTDTETQALLLEANLIKRHQPRYNVRLKDDKSYPLVQFTDHDAPRIEVTRDPDEGAVAYGPYTDIGQVNTVVKAVREVYGVRGCSEHKYRGRERPCLDFEMGLCTAPCTGEISGDEYLADVEAARRFFEGEPGVLADPMRREMERAAQNQEFERAANLRDRLDDVESFHGGAGGAVASQDDTETTDVLGVAVEGDRATVARLHAERGQLVERDQHYLDAPDSENRIADLLAAFLVQFYAERDLPDRLLLPEAHGDDDVAAWLDAAGVEVQVPGAGREATLVDLALKNAHRRGGDGDELGALADALGIDRPERIEGFDVSHAQGKATVGSDVCFVGGSAAKADYRRKKLDDENDDYANMKRLVRWRAERAIEGRDDRPDPDLLLIDGGEGQLNAAREALDEAGWGVPAVALAKDEEIVITPDRTYNWDSDAPQLHVLQRVRDEAHRFAVAYHQTVRDEVSTALDGVDGVGPELRKRILRRFGSVEAVREASAADLRDVDGVGEKTAETLSRRL; from the coding sequence ATGGACGGGGACGCGGTACGGGAGTTCGCGAGCGACCTGCCCGCCGAGCCCGGGGTCTACCAGTTCCAGCGGGCGGACGGCACCGTGCTGTACGTCGGGAAGGCGGTGGACGTCCGGGCGCGGGTGCGGTCGTACGCCGACCCGCGCAGCCACCGCATCGCGAACATGGTCGAGCGCGCCGACGGCATCGACTTCGCGGTGACGGACACGGAGACGCAGGCGCTGCTACTGGAGGCGAACCTCATCAAGCGCCACCAGCCCCGGTACAACGTCCGCCTGAAGGACGACAAGTCCTACCCGCTGGTGCAGTTCACGGACCACGACGCGCCCCGTATCGAGGTGACCCGGGACCCCGACGAGGGCGCCGTCGCCTACGGCCCGTACACGGACATCGGCCAGGTGAACACCGTCGTGAAGGCGGTCCGCGAGGTGTACGGCGTCCGGGGCTGCTCCGAGCACAAGTACCGGGGCCGCGAGCGCCCCTGCCTGGACTTCGAGATGGGGCTCTGCACGGCGCCCTGCACGGGCGAGATTAGCGGGGATGAGTACCTCGCGGACGTCGAGGCGGCGCGGCGCTTCTTCGAGGGGGAGCCGGGCGTGCTCGCAGACCCGATGCGCCGGGAGATGGAGCGCGCGGCCCAGAACCAGGAGTTCGAGCGCGCCGCGAACCTCCGGGACCGGCTGGACGACGTGGAGTCGTTCCACGGCGGCGCGGGCGGGGCGGTGGCGAGCCAGGACGACACGGAGACGACCGACGTGCTCGGCGTCGCCGTGGAGGGCGACCGGGCGACCGTCGCTCGCCTCCACGCCGAGCGCGGCCAGCTGGTCGAACGCGACCAGCATTACCTCGACGCGCCCGACAGCGAGAACCGCATCGCGGACCTGCTGGCGGCGTTCCTCGTGCAGTTCTACGCCGAGCGCGACCTCCCGGACCGCCTGCTGCTCCCGGAGGCCCACGGCGACGACGACGTGGCGGCGTGGCTCGACGCGGCAGGCGTCGAGGTGCAGGTGCCGGGCGCGGGCCGCGAGGCGACGCTCGTGGACCTCGCGCTGAAGAATGCCCACCGGCGCGGCGGCGACGGGGACGAACTCGGCGCGCTCGCGGACGCCCTCGGCATCGACCGGCCGGAGCGCATCGAGGGCTTCGACGTGAGCCACGCCCAGGGGAAGGCGACCGTCGGCAGCGACGTCTGCTTCGTCGGCGGGAGCGCGGCGAAAGCCGACTACCGCCGGAAGAAGCTCGACGACGAGAACGACGACTACGCGAACATGAAGCGGCTCGTCCGGTGGCGCGCCGAGCGCGCAATCGAGGGCCGGGACGACCGCCCGGACCCCGACCTCCTCCTCATCGACGGCGGCGAGGGACAGTTGAACGCCGCACGCGAGGCCCTCGACGAGGCGGGCTGGGGCGTGCCGGCGGTGGCGCTGGCGAAGGACGAGGAAATCGTCATCACCCCCGACCGGACGTACAACTGGGACAGCGACGCGCCACAGCTCCACGTCCTCCAGCGCGTGCGCGACGAGGCCCACCGGTTCGCCGTCGCGTACCACCAGACCGTCCGCGACGAGGTGTCGACCGCGCTGGACGGCGTGGACGGCGTCGGCCCCGAGTTGCGAAAGCGCATCCTGCGGCGCTTCGGGAGCGTCGAGGCGGTCCGCGAGGCGTCCGCGGCCGACCTGCGTGACGTCGACGGCGTCGGCGAGAAGACCGCCGAGACCCTCTCGCGGCGGCTCTGA